One genomic window of Cellulophaga sp. Hel_I_12 includes the following:
- a CDS encoding TonB-dependent receptor domain-containing protein, whose translation MRILFILILILQFPNIWAQTNPQKKDTIQQKTEQLKEVVVSGNTILGSRFEVKNKTGSASYISEEDLKKFSYTNINRVLQTVPGINIYEEDGFGLRPNISLRGTSPERSAKINLMEDGVLIAPAPYSAPAAYYFPTIGRMQAVEVLKGSSQIQYGPSTTGGAINMISSRIPDKLSGRASIAVGNYDSRSTQLTIGDSYKNFGFVTDYFNYNSDGFKNLDGGGNTGFDKSDYLAKFRVNSNLDAKTYQSLTFKIQYSEEEANETYLGLTDEDFQENTFRRYRASSEDVMNAEHQQYQLTHFIRLSSSLDISTTGYLNKFKRNWYKLDDVNLGERVSISNILSSPQNFPLEYQTILGNENTEEDAMGVKANNRAYTSNGVQSIAKLRWGSDWLQTLEAGIRYHEDDEDRFQWVDRYAFLNNELIRTTVGEKGSDANRISGAKALAAHLLYTIKVENLTLTPGLRYENITLTRMDYGTNDPSRTEQDLSIRENKVNVWIPGLGANYRFSNDFSVFGGVHKGFSPPSNTPGQNAEESINYEIGTRFSIQGLQGELVGFYNDYQNLLGSDLAATGGTGSLDQFNAGEVRVSGIEFLLNYNLLYNKSGKFKLPVSVSYTLTDTEFLTSFDSNEDIYGVVTKGDEIPYIAKNQLNVTFGLEHKKFEVNLNSRYTGAFRTKAGSGSIPENFKVDSNFIVDLSARYFLNENFTLSTNIINLFNTKYAVSRVPAGLRPGHPFGVNFSVVYGF comes from the coding sequence ATGCGAATTCTCTTTATTCTAATACTTATTTTGCAATTCCCAAATATATGGGCACAAACTAATCCCCAAAAAAAAGATACTATCCAACAAAAAACGGAACAGTTAAAAGAGGTTGTAGTCTCAGGAAATACTATACTAGGTAGTAGGTTTGAGGTTAAAAACAAAACGGGTTCTGCAAGCTATATTTCCGAAGAAGACTTAAAAAAATTCTCTTATACTAACATCAACAGGGTATTACAAACAGTTCCAGGAATTAACATTTATGAAGAAGATGGTTTCGGATTACGCCCAAATATAAGTTTGCGAGGCACATCGCCTGAGCGAAGTGCAAAAATCAATTTAATGGAAGATGGTGTGCTCATTGCCCCTGCACCTTATAGCGCACCTGCCGCCTATTATTTTCCTACCATTGGTCGTATGCAGGCCGTAGAGGTTTTAAAAGGAAGCAGCCAAATTCAGTACGGTCCCAGTACCACTGGTGGCGCCATAAATATGATATCTTCCCGAATTCCAGACAAACTTTCTGGAAGGGCTTCCATTGCTGTAGGAAATTACGATTCAAGAAGTACTCAATTAACAATTGGTGATAGCTATAAAAACTTTGGATTTGTAACGGATTATTTTAATTATAATTCTGATGGTTTTAAAAATCTTGACGGTGGTGGCAATACAGGATTTGACAAATCTGATTATTTGGCCAAGTTTAGGGTTAACTCAAATTTAGACGCAAAAACGTATCAGTCATTAACGTTTAAAATTCAGTATTCTGAAGAAGAGGCAAACGAAACTTACTTAGGTTTGACAGATGAAGATTTTCAAGAAAATACCTTTAGAAGATACAGAGCTTCTTCAGAGGATGTAATGAATGCCGAGCATCAACAATACCAACTTACCCATTTTATCCGATTATCATCATCATTAGACATAAGCACTACCGGTTACTTGAATAAATTCAAACGTAATTGGTACAAATTGGATGATGTAAATTTAGGCGAAAGAGTGAGCATTAGTAATATCCTTTCATCGCCACAGAATTTCCCATTAGAATACCAAACCATTTTAGGAAACGAAAACACCGAAGAAGATGCTATGGGCGTAAAGGCAAATAACAGAGCATACACTTCAAATGGTGTTCAATCCATTGCCAAATTACGATGGGGTTCTGATTGGTTACAAACTTTAGAAGCCGGAATCCGCTACCACGAGGATGATGAGGACAGATTTCAATGGGTGGACAGGTATGCATTCTTGAACAATGAATTAATACGTACGACAGTAGGCGAAAAAGGGTCGGACGCTAACCGCATAAGTGGTGCAAAAGCTCTCGCTGCACACCTCTTATACACCATAAAAGTTGAGAACCTGACCCTAACACCTGGCTTACGCTATGAGAATATAACTCTAACCCGAATGGACTATGGCACCAATGACCCTTCGAGGACTGAGCAAGATTTATCCATTCGCGAAAACAAGGTAAACGTATGGATTCCTGGTTTAGGCGCAAACTACAGATTTAGTAACGATTTTTCAGTTTTTGGTGGTGTACACAAAGGGTTTTCCCCACCAAGCAATACACCAGGGCAAAATGCCGAAGAAAGTATTAATTACGAAATAGGAACCCGATTTAGCATTCAAGGGCTACAAGGGGAACTTGTTGGGTTTTACAATGACTATCAAAACCTACTGGGAAGTGATTTGGCTGCTACAGGTGGTACGGGAAGTCTTGACCAGTTTAATGCAGGTGAAGTTCGCGTAAGCGGAATTGAATTTTTACTGAATTACAACCTATTATATAATAAGTCAGGAAAATTTAAACTTCCTGTGTCGGTTTCCTATACCCTCACGGATACCGAATTTCTGACCAGTTTCGATAGCAACGAGGATATTTATGGAGTGGTGACCAAAGGGGACGAAATACCATACATCGCAAAAAATCAGTTAAATGTAACTTTTGGGCTAGAGCATAAGAAATTTGAAGTAAACCTAAATTCACGATATACTGGAGCATTTAGAACTAAAGCTGGTTCAGGATCTATTCCTGAAAATTTTAAAGTGGATTCTAACTTCATAGTTGACTTATCTGCTCGTTATTTTCTTAATGAAAATTTTACGCTATCAACAAACATCATAAACCTATTTAATACAAAATATGCTGTATCTCGTGTGCCAGCAGGTTTACGTCCTGGCCATCCTTTTGGAGTTAACTTTTCTGTAGTATATGGATTTTAA
- a CDS encoding efflux RND transporter permease subunit — protein sequence MLNKSIKFLIENKLVAVLMLILFIGWGVVNAPFSWDTGFLPSNPVAVDAIPDIGENQQIVFTKWQGRSPQDIEDQITYPLTTSLLGIPGVKTIRSSSMFGFSSIYIIFEEDIEFYWSRSRILEKLNSLPANLLPDGVNPSLGPDATGLGQIYWYTLEGRDEKGNVTGGWDLQELRSIQDYYVKYGLSSASGVSEVASIGGYVQEYQVDVDPEKMRQYTISLSDVVKAVKESNQDIGAQTLEINQAEYLVRGLGYVKAVADIENAVVASENFTSIRIKDIAKVNLGPQTRRGILDKEGAEVVGGVVVARYGANPMEVINNVKDQIAELSTGLPSKVLADGRTSQVTIVPFYDRTELIQETLHTLNEALTLEILITILVIIVMVFNLRASILISGLLPVAVLMVFIAMKLFNVDANIVALSGIAIAIGTMVDVGVILAENMIRHLEDEKLRFKESGIEYTTDEIIYNATAEVSGAILTAVLTTIISFIPVFTLIGAEGKLFRPLAFTKTMALSAALVIALFLIPPFAAFLFRKTNIRERSKYILNGLLIILGITAIVYGYWLGLILIAYGVVALLSVRDIITTKRANLFHIIISCIAIVFLLAEYWRPLGFDRSILMNLIFVAIICFGLLGVFSIFQRYYDNILRWALQNRLLFLIIPTTVFILGVVIMRNTGKEFMPSLNEGSFLLMPTSLPHSGVEENKRVLQQLDMAVATIPEIETVVGKSGRTESALDPAPLSMYENMIQYKSEYMRNESGERQRYKMNDDGLFVLKNEKFIINPNNEISDDANYEASQLKTNANNEDLIPDDDGEYYRNWRPEIVSPDDIWNEIVKVTKFPGVTSAPKLQPIETRLVMLQTGMRAPMGIKVKGPDLKTIEAFGLQLEGLLKQSEGVKEQAVFADRIVGKPYLLIDIKREQLARYGISIMDVQEVLQVAVGGMPLTQTVEGRERYGVRVRYPRELRGNPEDLKNIYVPVEKGSPVPLGELVDIRYEQGPQVIKSEDTFLVGYVLFDKLDGFAEVDVVENAQALFKKKIEAGELIVPKGISYKFTGTYENQLRAEKTLSVVVPLALLIIFLILYFQFKSVSTSLMVFSGITIAFAGGFIMIWLYGQDWFFNFNLFGENMRDLFNMKTINLSVAVWVGFIALFGIATDDGVVMATYLTQTFNREEPTDKKGIRLATLEAAGKRIRPCLMTTVTTILALLPILTSTGKGSDIMIPMAIPIFGGMIIDITSYFLLPVLFSWKKEYQLKRAKK from the coding sequence ATGCTGAATAAAAGCATCAAATTTCTAATTGAAAATAAACTCGTCGCAGTTTTAATGCTCATCCTATTTATAGGTTGGGGCGTTGTAAACGCACCTTTTAGTTGGGACACCGGTTTTTTACCATCTAATCCTGTTGCAGTAGATGCTATTCCAGATATAGGGGAAAATCAACAAATTGTTTTTACCAAGTGGCAAGGTCGTTCACCACAGGATATTGAAGACCAAATTACATACCCCTTAACAACTTCCCTGCTTGGTATTCCTGGAGTAAAAACAATTCGTAGTTCTTCTATGTTTGGTTTTTCCAGTATCTATATCATTTTTGAAGAAGATATTGAATTCTACTGGTCACGTAGTAGGATTTTAGAGAAACTAAATTCACTGCCAGCAAACCTATTGCCAGATGGAGTAAATCCATCTTTAGGACCCGATGCCACAGGTTTAGGTCAAATATATTGGTACACATTGGAAGGGCGCGATGAAAAAGGAAATGTAACTGGCGGCTGGGATTTACAGGAGCTGCGTAGTATTCAAGATTACTATGTAAAATACGGATTGTCATCGGCAAGTGGTGTTTCAGAAGTCGCCTCAATTGGTGGTTATGTTCAGGAATACCAAGTTGATGTTGATCCTGAAAAAATGCGCCAATACACTATTAGCTTAAGCGATGTTGTAAAAGCAGTAAAGGAAAGCAACCAAGATATTGGGGCGCAGACACTGGAAATAAATCAAGCAGAATATTTAGTTCGTGGTTTGGGTTATGTAAAAGCTGTGGCTGATATTGAAAATGCAGTAGTTGCTTCAGAAAATTTTACTTCTATACGAATCAAGGATATCGCAAAAGTAAATTTAGGACCACAGACCAGACGCGGTATTCTGGATAAGGAAGGTGCCGAAGTTGTGGGTGGTGTCGTTGTGGCTCGTTACGGTGCAAACCCAATGGAAGTAATTAATAACGTCAAAGATCAAATAGCTGAACTTTCAACAGGATTACCAAGCAAAGTTTTAGCTGACGGTCGCACTTCACAGGTAACCATCGTACCATTTTATGACCGAACAGAACTCATTCAAGAAACACTTCATACGCTTAATGAAGCCCTTACACTTGAAATTCTGATTACAATTTTGGTCATCATTGTGATGGTGTTCAACCTGCGCGCGTCTATTCTTATTTCAGGATTATTGCCTGTTGCTGTGTTGATGGTGTTTATTGCTATGAAACTATTCAATGTAGATGCAAATATTGTTGCCCTTTCAGGTATTGCAATAGCCATTGGTACAATGGTGGATGTGGGCGTAATACTTGCCGAAAATATGATTCGGCATTTGGAAGATGAAAAATTACGCTTTAAAGAAAGTGGAATAGAATACACTACAGATGAAATTATCTATAATGCTACTGCCGAAGTTTCTGGAGCTATTTTAACAGCGGTTCTTACAACTATTATAAGCTTCATACCAGTATTTACACTAATAGGTGCTGAAGGCAAACTATTTAGACCACTGGCATTTACTAAAACAATGGCACTTTCTGCGGCCTTGGTTATTGCTCTTTTCTTGATACCACCATTTGCCGCATTCTTGTTTAGGAAAACGAATATTAGAGAACGTTCTAAATATATTCTCAACGGTTTGCTTATTATTCTTGGCATCACCGCCATTGTTTACGGCTATTGGTTAGGGCTTATCTTAATAGCCTATGGCGTTGTTGCGCTATTGAGCGTAAGAGATATTATAACAACTAAAAGAGCTAATTTATTTCACATAATTATTTCCTGCATTGCTATTGTGTTCTTGCTTGCTGAATATTGGCGACCGCTCGGTTTTGATCGGAGCATCTTAATGAACTTGATTTTTGTAGCGATTATCTGTTTTGGATTACTGGGGGTGTTTTCAATTTTCCAAAGGTATTATGACAATATATTACGTTGGGCACTTCAAAACCGATTACTGTTTTTAATCATTCCAACAACGGTGTTTATTTTAGGAGTGGTTATAATGCGAAATACTGGTAAAGAATTTATGCCATCGCTCAACGAAGGTTCATTTCTTTTAATGCCTACATCTTTACCACATTCTGGTGTAGAAGAAAATAAGCGTGTACTGCAACAACTCGATATGGCGGTTGCCACGATTCCAGAAATAGAAACAGTAGTAGGAAAATCAGGTCGAACAGAATCCGCGCTCGACCCTGCACCCCTATCGATGTATGAAAATATGATTCAGTATAAATCTGAATATATGCGGAATGAATCTGGAGAGCGCCAACGTTATAAAATGAATGATGATGGATTGTTTGTATTGAAAAATGAAAAATTCATCATCAACCCAAATAACGAAATCAGTGACGATGCAAACTACGAAGCATCTCAGCTTAAAACAAACGCAAATAATGAAGATTTAATTCCAGATGATGATGGGGAATACTACCGTAACTGGAGACCAGAAATAGTCAGTCCTGATGATATATGGAATGAAATAGTTAAGGTCACTAAATTTCCTGGAGTTACCTCTGCACCGAAACTACAACCTATCGAGACAAGATTGGTAATGCTTCAAACTGGAATGCGAGCACCTATGGGCATCAAAGTGAAAGGTCCTGATTTAAAAACCATTGAAGCTTTTGGTCTGCAATTGGAAGGTCTTTTGAAACAATCCGAAGGCGTAAAAGAACAAGCTGTTTTTGCAGACCGTATTGTAGGTAAACCTTATTTGTTAATTGATATAAAAAGAGAGCAATTGGCGCGGTACGGAATTTCGATTATGGATGTTCAAGAAGTACTTCAAGTAGCCGTAGGCGGTATGCCACTTACCCAAACAGTAGAAGGTCGTGAGCGTTATGGTGTTCGTGTTCGCTATCCAAGAGAGCTGCGTGGCAACCCAGAAGACCTTAAAAATATTTATGTACCTGTGGAAAAAGGAAGTCCTGTTCCTTTAGGAGAGTTGGTGGATATTCGCTATGAACAAGGTCCGCAAGTAATTAAAAGTGAAGACACCTTCCTTGTGGGTTATGTGCTTTTTGATAAGCTAGATGGTTTTGCCGAGGTAGATGTGGTTGAAAATGCGCAGGCTTTGTTTAAAAAGAAAATTGAGGCTGGCGAGCTAATCGTTCCTAAAGGAATCAGTTATAAATTTACAGGTACCTACGAAAATCAATTACGAGCGGAGAAAACACTTTCTGTTGTAGTGCCACTCGCACTTCTTATTATTTTCTTGATTCTATATTTCCAGTTCAAATCAGTCAGCACATCACTTATGGTATTTTCAGGAATTACTATAGCCTTTGCTGGTGGTTTCATTATGATTTGGTTATACGGCCAAGATTGGTTCTTTAATTTTAATCTTTTCGGGGAAAATATGCGAGACCTGTTCAATATGAAAACTATCAATTTAAGTGTGGCGGTTTGGGTAGGCTTTATTGCACTTTTCGGCATTGCTACAGATGATGGCGTGGTAATGGCCACCTACCTCACGCAGACTTTTAACAGAGAAGAACCAACAGACAAAAAGGGGATTCGACTGGCAACCCTTGAAGCCGCTGGCAAGAGGATAAGACCTTGTTTAATGACAACCGTAACTACCATTCTGGCACTATTGCCTATACTCACTTCTACAGGAAAAGGAAGTGATATAATGATACCTATGGCAATCCCAATTTTTGGTGGGATGATTATCGATATTACCTCTTATTTCTTGTTACCAGTGCTATTTAGCTGGAAGAAAGAATATCAATTAAAACGAGCTAAAAAATGA
- a CDS encoding multicopper oxidase domain-containing protein, whose amino-acid sequence MKTIKIITLLLFTTSIFAQVGTNGNDRKEDGRPVKEYNLTIEENEMTLGGVTANAMTINGGIPGPVLEFNEGDLAIINVTNKMDEETSVHWHGLILPNFYDGVPYLTTPPIEPGTTFQYRIPINQSGTYWYHSHTMLQEQKGVYGSIIIHPKEKTLEYDKDLVVVLSDWTNEKPMNVLRNLKRGNEWYQVKKGTAVPLSRVISEGAFGAQLKFWRDRMEGADIADIYYPAFLSNGKKLAEYPEFTAGEKVRLRFINASASTYYWMDFGGGNPMLVSSDGVDVQPVSKSRFLFGIAETYDVIVTIPEGTLEITATSQDGSGHTSIQLGNGTLYPAKRIDRPDKVAMMKQMSTMDMKMGAPAMVGNKKKNTPEVLMQKYGMKMNMTDGEMKMGMNDKMSMKDGKMNDQMDMKMDDTMGMKKDSMSMSHNGASNKMEGHMHNMPMMQKDSTSFDYEERKTYFNYDFLEAKEKTEFKADLPVNEVLLNLTGNMNRYVWSMNGVPLSETDKINIKGGEVTRITLNNLTMMHHPMHLHGHYFRVINEKGERSPLKHTVNVPPMQKVIIEFYNEEYGDWFFHCHVLYHMMGGMARVFSYDTPRDDRMKDYPVQKLIDETDHYYSWGLARAGSNFNELFLTSSNIRNEFGLRTEFDYDQNLEAEISYNRYLNDWVRVYAGVNTETSTPDSYDTFNTVGLVGVKYFTPYRFNVDVSMDHQLRPRIRLDRELLIFPRIFLEGEYEYRADFGWVNDLENNKSFESETQWLVGVAYILSRNFSIQANYNNRYGLGGGLLARF is encoded by the coding sequence ATGAAAACAATAAAAATTATTACGCTATTACTTTTCACAACTTCAATTTTTGCCCAAGTAGGCACAAACGGAAATGATAGGAAGGAAGATGGGCGACCTGTTAAGGAGTATAACCTTACTATTGAAGAAAACGAAATGACACTTGGAGGTGTTACTGCTAATGCAATGACCATCAATGGAGGTATCCCTGGGCCTGTTTTGGAATTTAATGAAGGAGACCTTGCTATAATCAACGTAACCAATAAAATGGATGAAGAAACTTCAGTGCATTGGCACGGATTAATACTTCCCAATTTTTACGACGGGGTTCCATATTTAACTACCCCACCGATTGAGCCAGGAACAACCTTCCAATACAGGATTCCAATCAACCAATCGGGAACATATTGGTACCATTCCCACACAATGCTACAAGAACAAAAAGGTGTTTATGGGTCTATTATCATTCATCCAAAAGAAAAAACCTTGGAATATGATAAAGATTTAGTCGTGGTATTATCAGATTGGACCAATGAAAAACCAATGAATGTATTACGAAACCTTAAAAGAGGTAACGAGTGGTATCAAGTTAAAAAAGGCACAGCAGTGCCATTAAGTAGAGTCATTTCAGAAGGTGCCTTTGGTGCTCAACTTAAATTTTGGAGAGACCGTATGGAAGGAGCTGATATTGCAGACATTTATTATCCCGCATTTTTGTCCAACGGTAAAAAACTGGCAGAGTATCCGGAATTTACAGCTGGCGAAAAAGTAAGGCTTCGCTTTATCAACGCATCGGCTTCTACCTATTATTGGATGGACTTTGGCGGAGGTAACCCAATGTTGGTTTCCAGTGATGGTGTTGATGTGCAACCCGTTTCCAAAAGCAGATTTCTCTTTGGCATAGCCGAAACGTATGATGTAATTGTAACTATTCCAGAAGGAACCCTAGAAATTACTGCAACGTCTCAAGATGGCTCAGGTCATACCTCTATACAGTTAGGTAATGGTACTCTTTACCCAGCCAAAAGAATTGATAGACCTGATAAGGTAGCGATGATGAAGCAAATGTCAACAATGGATATGAAAATGGGAGCACCTGCAATGGTGGGAAACAAGAAGAAGAATACACCCGAAGTTTTAATGCAGAAGTACGGAATGAAGATGAATATGACGGACGGCGAGATGAAAATGGGGATGAACGATAAGATGTCGATGAAAGATGGCAAAATGAATGACCAAATGGATATGAAGATGGATGATACAATGGGAATGAAAAAAGACTCGATGTCAATGAGCCATAATGGAGCATCAAATAAAATGGAAGGTCATATGCACAATATGCCAATGATGCAGAAGGATTCTACTTCTTTTGATTATGAGGAGCGAAAGACATACTTCAACTATGATTTTTTAGAGGCAAAAGAAAAAACTGAATTTAAGGCAGATTTACCAGTAAATGAAGTGTTGCTTAACCTAACAGGTAATATGAATCGCTATGTATGGAGTATGAATGGGGTGCCATTATCAGAAACCGATAAGATAAATATAAAAGGAGGCGAGGTAACCAGAATTACATTAAATAACCTGACTATGATGCACCATCCAATGCACTTGCACGGTCATTACTTCAGGGTCATCAATGAAAAAGGAGAACGTTCCCCATTAAAGCATACCGTGAACGTACCACCAATGCAGAAAGTTATTATTGAATTTTATAACGAAGAGTATGGCGATTGGTTCTTTCATTGTCACGTATTGTACCATATGATGGGTGGTATGGCAAGAGTGTTTAGTTACGATACCCCAAGGGATGATAGAATGAAAGATTATCCAGTTCAGAAACTTATCGATGAGACAGACCATTATTATTCGTGGGGATTGGCTCGTGCAGGTTCAAATTTTAATGAACTCTTTTTAACGTCGAGCAATATCCGAAATGAATTTGGTTTGAGAACAGAGTTCGATTACGACCAAAATCTTGAAGCCGAAATAAGTTATAATAGGTACCTGAACGATTGGGTACGTGTTTATGCAGGAGTAAATACCGAAACGTCAACACCAGATTCTTACGATACATTTAATACCGTAGGATTGGTTGGTGTAAAATATTTTACACCTTATAGATTTAATGTAGATGTGAGTATGGACCATCAGCTACGCCCAAGAATACGTTTAGACAGAGAATTATTGATTTTTCCAAGAATTTTTCTGGAAGGCGAATACGAATACAGAGCAGATTTTGGATGGGTCAATGATTTAGAGAATAACAAATCATTTGAAAGTGAAACACAATGGTTAGTAGGGGTTGCATACATTCTTTCACGCAATTTTTCAATCCAAGCTAACTACAATAACCGATATGGATTGGGTGGTGGACTATTAGCAAGATTTTAA
- a CDS encoding DUF302 domain-containing protein, which produces MNYYFNKTINGTFEEVIEKVTQGLKEEGFGILTEIDVTETLKKKLDIDFKKYRILGACNPPYAHKALQAEDKIGTMLPCNVIVQEIEAGIIEVAAVNPMASMQAVKNEKLNEVASEITAMLENVIEKL; this is translated from the coding sequence TTGAACTATTATTTTAATAAAACAATCAATGGAACCTTCGAAGAGGTCATAGAGAAAGTGACACAAGGATTAAAGGAAGAAGGTTTTGGAATCCTTACAGAAATTGATGTAACAGAAACACTAAAGAAAAAACTGGATATAGACTTTAAAAAGTATAGGATACTCGGAGCTTGTAATCCGCCCTATGCACATAAAGCTTTGCAAGCAGAAGATAAAATTGGAACGATGTTGCCCTGCAATGTCATAGTACAGGAAATCGAAGCAGGTATCATTGAAGTTGCGGCCGTAAACCCAATGGCATCAATGCAAGCTGTAAAAAATGAAAAATTGAATGAGGTAGCCAGCGAAATAACTGCAATGTTGGAAAACGTCATTGAAAAATTATAA
- a CDS encoding TolC family protein gives MRYIILIVLVFFAFAEVNAQDLASYIQEAEKNNPEIQAFELRYNIAEEKVNEADWLPNTEIGVGYFVSEPETRTGAQRARFSVKQMLPWFGTISARENYASSMAEAQFVDIAIAKRKLSLSVSQSYYKLYAISAKQSILDENIELLETYERLALTSVEVGKASAVDVLRLQIRQNELIQQKEVLEQDYLAEQALFNNLLNRDENIAVEVVKQMIIPEEDVFILTDNLQLNPELIKYDKLYESIEEAELLNQKESAPNIGFGLDYVPVSERPDMNFSDNGKDIVMPMVSISIPIFNNKYKSVTKQNELKQLEIKSQKEERLNNLETRLAQAIYNRNTMRIKFNVQTDNLKQANDAEEILIKNYETGTIDFNDVLDVQELQLRFQINLIESNRGYYTEYAIINYLTK, from the coding sequence ATGAGATATATAATTTTAATAGTACTTGTTTTTTTCGCTTTCGCGGAAGTAAATGCACAAGATTTAGCATCCTATATTCAGGAAGCCGAAAAGAATAATCCAGAAATTCAAGCTTTTGAATTGCGCTACAACATAGCGGAAGAAAAGGTAAATGAAGCTGATTGGTTACCAAATACAGAGATTGGCGTAGGCTACTTTGTGAGCGAACCAGAAACCCGAACAGGGGCGCAACGTGCACGTTTTTCAGTAAAACAAATGTTGCCTTGGTTTGGAACCATATCAGCAAGGGAAAACTATGCTTCATCAATGGCCGAAGCCCAATTTGTTGATATAGCGATTGCAAAAAGAAAACTTTCGTTATCAGTATCCCAATCCTATTATAAACTGTATGCCATAAGTGCAAAACAGAGTATTCTGGATGAGAATATAGAACTTCTGGAAACCTATGAACGCCTTGCATTAACCTCTGTAGAAGTGGGAAAGGCATCAGCGGTTGATGTACTTCGCCTTCAGATAAGACAGAACGAGTTGATTCAGCAGAAAGAAGTGCTGGAACAAGATTATTTGGCGGAGCAAGCGCTCTTTAATAATCTTTTGAATCGTGATGAAAATATTGCCGTAGAAGTCGTAAAGCAGATGATAATTCCCGAAGAAGATGTGTTTATTTTGACTGACAATCTACAGCTTAACCCAGAACTTATTAAATACGATAAATTATATGAATCTATCGAAGAAGCCGAATTGTTAAACCAAAAAGAGAGTGCGCCCAATATCGGTTTTGGTTTGGACTATGTGCCTGTATCAGAACGTCCAGATATGAATTTTTCCGATAATGGGAAAGACATTGTGATGCCTATGGTTTCTATTTCAATCCCCATTTTCAATAATAAATATAAGTCAGTGACAAAGCAAAATGAATTGAAACAATTGGAAATAAAATCACAGAAAGAAGAGAGGCTCAATAACCTTGAAACACGTCTTGCACAAGCTATTTATAATAGAAATACAATGAGAATTAAGTTTAATGTACAAACAGACAATTTAAAGCAGGCGAATGACGCCGAAGAAATTCTCATTAAGAATTACGAAACCGGAACTATAGATTTTAACGATGTGCTCGATGTACAAGAATTGCAGTTAAGGTTTCAAATCAATTTAATCGAATCTAATAGAGGGTATTATACAGAATATGCCATCATAAATTATTTGACAAAATGA
- a CDS encoding DUF3347 domain-containing protein, whose protein sequence is MSKLKSTLGIVAIAFITLTVMSCKDNSKEQNSTDGDHSEMNHDNSDGHHDGEKKEMAMSGDSNAQAVLNDYFNLKNALVGDDNGKAKELGATLATSLGNFDASQYTDTQQSELKDIVEDAVEHAEHISESDIAHQREHFKVLSKDVIDMVAITGAEMKLYEQFCPMYDGGTAWLSTKEEVRNPYYGSQMLKCGKVQREIN, encoded by the coding sequence ATGAGCAAATTAAAATCAACATTAGGTATAGTTGCGATAGCATTCATAACCTTAACAGTAATGTCTTGTAAAGACAACAGCAAAGAACAAAATAGCACGGATGGAGACCATTCAGAAATGAACCACGATAACAGTGATGGTCATCACGACGGCGAAAAGAAGGAAATGGCAATGAGTGGAGATAGTAATGCACAAGCGGTATTAAATGACTATTTCAACTTAAAGAATGCGTTGGTGGGAGATGATAATGGCAAAGCCAAAGAACTTGGGGCAACCCTCGCAACATCCTTAGGAAATTTTGACGCCTCACAATATACCGATACCCAGCAATCGGAATTAAAGGATATTGTTGAGGATGCAGTTGAACACGCAGAACACATTTCAGAAAGTGATATAGCACACCAGCGCGAACATTTTAAAGTTTTAAGTAAAGATGTAATAGATATGGTAGCTATAACAGGAGCAGAGATGAAGCTTTACGAGCAGTTTTGCCCTATGTATGATGGCGGTACAGCTTGGCTAAGTACTAAAGAGGAAGTGCGCAATCCATACTATGGTAGTCAAATGTTAAAATGCGGCAAAGTACAACGTGAAATTAACTAA